Proteins from a single region of Candidatus Delongbacteria bacterium:
- a CDS encoding 2-oxoacid:acceptor oxidoreductase subunit alpha codes for MECRDLTLAIVGSGGDGVVSAGEIIVKAAAAEGLHCFLLKSFGPQIRGGESSCKIRLAVEPLLSIGEETQILLCYSWGDYKRFTEEIRLAKNAVIISDTDDKVGDEDLPIEILGSQTWIKVPLNQLASVEVGNALTKNIVSLGVLEGFFRLPEKGIAGQIEKRFSKKKADLIELNLGAIAVGRKWAEDYERDFQPELPRFAEFTPCEPNLVLSGNEAAAMGALWSGLKFFSGYPITPATDIMEWLEKRLPRFDGTMIQAEDEIASCGMAIGASFAGVKSMTATSGPGISLMSEMIGLACMAEIPLVVINVQRGGPSTGMPTQTSQSDLLQACYCTHGDAPHVVLAATDVKDCAFTMTQAFYISEKYQLPVLVLLDQFVGQRVESVPRRELLETGIEQGWIRRCDRLTPDPAALAENRYHRYQLTENGVSPMSFPGIENADYIASGIEHNELGYPVSHVGIHRTMHGKRYRKLDFIKEEMKFMRHYGDPQARIGILCWGSSKGPARQAMLQAEAAGIATRMLIPSCLMPLHSETVQEFIDACDKVIVADSSYSAQFLTYLRTQVVLPPAKLVDLHFVDGMPLPVKELKAKIEEVHHELA; via the coding sequence GTGGAATGCCGTGATCTGACCCTGGCCATTGTCGGTTCCGGTGGCGACGGCGTGGTGAGCGCCGGCGAAATCATCGTGAAGGCCGCCGCGGCGGAGGGTCTGCATTGTTTCCTGCTGAAGAGCTTCGGTCCGCAGATCCGCGGCGGTGAATCTTCCTGCAAGATCCGCCTGGCCGTGGAGCCCCTCTTGAGCATCGGGGAGGAGACCCAGATCCTGCTCTGCTACAGCTGGGGCGACTACAAGCGCTTCACGGAGGAGATCCGCCTGGCCAAGAACGCAGTGATCATCTCCGACACCGACGACAAGGTGGGCGACGAGGATCTGCCCATCGAGATCCTGGGCAGCCAGACCTGGATCAAGGTCCCGCTGAACCAGCTGGCCTCGGTGGAGGTCGGCAACGCGCTGACCAAGAACATCGTCTCCCTGGGCGTGCTGGAAGGCTTCTTCCGGCTGCCGGAGAAGGGCATCGCCGGGCAGATCGAGAAGCGCTTCTCCAAGAAGAAGGCGGACCTGATCGAGCTCAACCTGGGCGCCATCGCGGTGGGCCGCAAATGGGCCGAGGATTACGAGCGCGATTTCCAGCCCGAGCTGCCGCGCTTCGCCGAGTTCACGCCCTGCGAGCCCAACCTGGTGCTGTCGGGCAACGAAGCCGCGGCCATGGGCGCGCTCTGGAGCGGCCTGAAGTTCTTCTCGGGCTACCCCATCACACCGGCCACGGACATTATGGAGTGGCTGGAGAAGCGCCTGCCGCGCTTCGACGGCACAATGATCCAGGCCGAGGACGAGATCGCCTCGTGCGGCATGGCCATCGGCGCCAGTTTCGCCGGCGTGAAGTCCATGACCGCCACCTCCGGCCCGGGCATCTCGCTGATGAGCGAGATGATCGGCCTGGCCTGCATGGCGGAGATTCCGCTGGTGGTGATCAACGTGCAGCGCGGCGGGCCCTCCACGGGCATGCCCACGCAGACCAGCCAGAGCGACCTGCTGCAGGCCTGCTACTGCACGCACGGCGACGCGCCCCACGTGGTGCTGGCCGCCACGGACGTCAAGGACTGCGCCTTCACCATGACCCAGGCCTTCTACATCAGCGAGAAGTACCAGCTCCCGGTGCTGGTCCTGCTGGACCAGTTCGTCGGGCAGCGCGTGGAGTCGGTGCCCCGGCGCGAGCTGCTGGAGACAGGCATCGAGCAGGGCTGGATCCGGCGCTGCGACCGCCTGACCCCGGACCCCGCCGCCCTGGCCGAGAACCGCTACCACCGCTACCAGCTGACGGAGAACGGCGTCTCGCCCATGAGCTTCCCGGGCATCGAGAACGCCGACTACATCGCCAGCGGTATCGAGCACAACGAGCTGGGCTACCCCGTCTCCCACGTGGGCATCCACCGCACCATGCACGGCAAGCGCTACCGCAAGCTGGACTTCATCAAGGAAGAGATGAAGTTCATGCGCCACTACGGCGACCCCCAGGCGCGGATCGGCATCCTCTGCTGGGGCAGTTCCAAGGGCCCCGCCCGCCAGGCCATGCTGCAGGCGGAGGCGGCCGGCATCGCCACGCGCATGCTGATTCCCAGCTGCCTGATGCCCCTGCACAGCGAGACGGTGCAGGAGTTCATCGACGCCTGCGACAAGGTGATCGTCGCGGATTCCAGTTACAGCGCCCAGTTCCTCACCTATCTGCGGACCCAGGTCGTGCTGCCCCCCGCCAAGCTGGTGGACCTGCACTTCGTGGACGGCATGCCCCTGCCGGTGAAGGAATTGAAAGCCAAGATCGAGGAGGTGCATCATGAGCTTGCCTGA
- a CDS encoding 2-oxoacid:ferredoxin oxidoreductase subunit beta, whose translation MSLPESSEPRPALTPKDYKRDLKPVWCPGCGDFGVVNALYKTLADLNLERHNTAVISGIGCSSRLPGYVAAYGFNALHGRALTLATGVKLANPQVTTIVAGGDGDGFAIGMGHFPHAARRNLDMTYILMDNRIYGLTKGQLSPTSEPDLVTKTSSLGNIERPIDPVTLALATGVTFIARTVSTNIKHMTEIFSRAIKHSGFSFVQVLSPCVTFRGKTQYKDYQGDGVTYLEQTGHDHHDFNAALSVANNGDAYQLGVIYHVHTESFGVRYSRLREAFKQDKNPAVLDVVNDFLP comes from the coding sequence ATGAGCTTGCCTGAGAGCAGCGAGCCCAGGCCCGCCCTGACGCCCAAGGACTACAAGCGTGACCTCAAGCCGGTCTGGTGCCCGGGCTGCGGGGACTTCGGCGTGGTGAACGCCCTCTACAAGACCCTGGCCGACCTGAACCTGGAGCGCCACAACACGGCCGTGATCTCGGGCATCGGCTGCAGCAGCCGCCTGCCGGGCTATGTGGCGGCCTACGGTTTCAACGCCCTGCACGGCCGCGCCCTGACCCTGGCCACGGGCGTGAAGCTGGCCAACCCCCAGGTCACCACCATCGTGGCCGGCGGCGACGGCGACGGCTTCGCCATCGGGATGGGGCACTTCCCCCACGCCGCCCGGCGCAACCTGGACATGACCTACATCCTGATGGACAACCGGATCTACGGCCTGACCAAGGGCCAGTTGTCCCCCACCAGCGAGCCGGACCTGGTGACCAAGACCAGCAGCCTGGGCAACATCGAGCGGCCCATCGACCCGGTGACCCTGGCCCTGGCCACGGGCGTGACCTTCATCGCCCGAACGGTCTCCACCAACATCAAGCACATGACGGAGATCTTCTCCCGGGCCATCAAGCACTCGGGCTTCAGCTTCGTCCAGGTGCTCTCCCCCTGCGTGACCTTCCGGGGCAAGACCCAGTACAAGGACTACCAGGGCGACGGCGTGACCTACCTGGAGCAGACGGGCCACGACCACCACGACTTCAACGCGGCGCTGAGCGTGGCCAACAACGGCGACGCCTATCAGCTGGGCGTGATCTACCACGTGCACACGGAATCGTTCGGGGTCCGCTACTCGCGGCTGCGCGAGGCCTTCAAGCAGGACAAGAACCCGGCGGTGCTGGACGTGGTCAACGATTTCCTGCCCTGA
- a CDS encoding sigma-54 dependent transcriptional regulator, whose translation MSQRKSIARLPSVVALRERRFPAALENFPRDLERLSDPGDRLQLRLLWGNALLRCGQARQARDLYFDLYREVRQHRNRPEWRAIGFKALFNAGLATKDLGETGTAIQFYRAVLAGNGLRQPAEEMQIRNLLGSLHTRRGELEPAKEQLDQALALAVQYGESLLEGDIRLNLAVHAYTTGQPVEATGHLERARHLAGQDSERLLRVDINMGTLLAELDRPDQAWIFFDKAQDTARRHGLARYLPKILVKQACLRRAENLNLEARRLATEALELSRQLEIRDDWLQETCQDILQLPEERGPDDFELMEALITQHGIVAVSEAMRAILHDVQALAPSDLPVLVLGETGTGKELVARALHESGPRRAAPFMPVNCPAIPETLFESTLFGHVRGAFTGADQDRKGLVELAGEGSIFLDEIGDLPLSIQPKLLRFLESGEFQRMGSGQVHFSNARIIAATNRDLGELIAQRQFREDLIMRISAFRLELPPLRERREDVYFIASSLLEKLNRQHGQAKSFATGAIQALNLYAFPGNVRELRNAVLRGFQIAQREIEARDLGLPQAAARPAEGEGGASHEEWLDSLLGRIKNDASINLEDALQQLERRLIRQVLEFRQGDRDRTAEDLGLSARALKYKLAKYGIRSRKGRNLSEDDPPTDPGRTA comes from the coding sequence TTGAGCCAACGCAAGAGCATAGCGAGGCTGCCCTCCGTGGTGGCCCTGCGCGAACGGCGCTTCCCCGCGGCCCTGGAGAATTTTCCCCGGGACCTGGAGCGGCTGTCCGATCCGGGCGACCGCCTGCAGCTGCGGCTGCTGTGGGGCAACGCCCTGCTGCGCTGCGGGCAGGCCCGGCAGGCCCGGGATCTCTACTTCGACCTGTACCGCGAGGTTCGTCAGCACCGGAACCGGCCGGAGTGGCGGGCCATCGGCTTCAAGGCGCTGTTCAACGCCGGTCTGGCCACCAAGGACCTGGGCGAGACGGGCACGGCCATCCAGTTCTACCGGGCCGTGCTGGCGGGCAACGGGCTGCGCCAGCCGGCCGAAGAGATGCAGATCCGCAACCTGCTGGGTTCGCTGCACACCCGCCGCGGCGAGTTGGAGCCGGCCAAGGAGCAGTTGGACCAGGCCCTGGCGCTGGCCGTGCAGTACGGGGAGAGCCTGCTGGAGGGCGACATTCGGCTGAACCTGGCCGTGCACGCCTACACCACCGGGCAGCCCGTGGAAGCCACGGGCCACTTGGAGCGTGCGCGCCACCTGGCGGGCCAGGACAGCGAACGCCTGCTGCGCGTGGACATCAACATGGGCACGCTGCTGGCGGAGCTGGACCGCCCCGACCAGGCCTGGATCTTCTTTGACAAGGCCCAGGACACGGCCCGCCGGCACGGGCTGGCCCGCTACCTGCCCAAGATCCTGGTCAAGCAGGCCTGCCTGCGCCGGGCGGAGAACCTGAACCTGGAGGCCCGGCGCCTGGCGACGGAGGCTCTGGAACTCAGCCGCCAACTGGAGATCCGGGACGACTGGCTGCAGGAGACCTGTCAGGATATCCTGCAGCTGCCGGAGGAGCGCGGGCCGGACGATTTCGAGTTGATGGAGGCCCTGATCACCCAGCACGGGATCGTGGCCGTCTCGGAAGCCATGCGCGCCATCCTGCACGACGTGCAGGCGCTGGCGCCCTCGGATCTGCCCGTGCTGGTGCTGGGCGAGACGGGGACGGGCAAGGAACTGGTGGCGCGGGCCCTGCACGAGTCCGGACCGCGCCGGGCGGCGCCCTTCATGCCCGTCAACTGCCCGGCCATCCCGGAGACCCTGTTCGAGAGCACGTTGTTCGGCCACGTGCGCGGCGCCTTCACCGGGGCCGACCAGGATCGCAAGGGCCTGGTGGAGCTGGCCGGCGAGGGCAGCATCTTCCTGGACGAGATCGGCGACCTGCCGCTCTCCATCCAGCCCAAGCTGCTGCGCTTCCTGGAGAGCGGCGAATTCCAGCGGATGGGGAGCGGCCAGGTCCACTTCTCCAACGCGCGGATCATCGCGGCCACCAACCGCGACCTGGGGGAGCTGATCGCCCAGCGCCAGTTCCGCGAGGATCTGATCATGCGGATCAGCGCCTTCCGGCTGGAACTGCCGCCCCTGCGCGAGCGGCGGGAGGACGTGTACTTCATCGCCAGCAGTCTGCTGGAGAAGTTGAACCGGCAACACGGACAGGCCAAGTCCTTTGCCACCGGGGCCATTCAAGCGCTGAATCTCTACGCCTTCCCGGGCAACGTGCGGGAACTGCGCAACGCCGTGCTGCGCGGCTTCCAGATCGCCCAGCGCGAGATCGAGGCCCGGGATCTGGGTCTGCCCCAGGCGGCGGCCCGGCCGGCGGAGGGCGAGGGGGGCGCGTCCCACGAGGAGTGGCTGGACTCGCTGCTGGGGCGGATCAAGAACGACGCCTCCATCAACCTGGAGGATGCGCTGCAGCAGTTGGAACGGCGCTTGATCCGCCAGGTGCTGGAGTTCCGGCAGGGTGACCGGGACCGCACGGCCGAGGATCTGGGGCTGAGCGCCCGGGCCCTGAAGTACAAGCTTGCCAAATACGGGATCCGTTCACGCAAGGGCCGCAACCTCTCCGAGGACGACCCGCCGACGGATCCGGGAAGGACCGCATGA